The window cTAAGTAcctcattcatttgaaactcacactacaactcaagagttttctaatttatgtatatttatgagttaaaactcaagagtttttaatttatgattattaattagtaatcactaataactttttattttcctttcttttataaggttgtaaagttttgctcattaaaaacattaatgtatttgaagagatttatgatttaaatatgaagagttaatataaatgctataatagaagtctttgtgtttttatgttattaaaagttatagtgtttatttttcatatttttttattattctttgtatatataccttttatatatacttataaatgaaacatttttcctttcaccacattcatttgaaactcccttgcatttttcctttcatcacattcatctgaaactcccatgacttttcaatttctttctaataaaaaTTATaggttggttaataaggttagataaatatcaaaccaaaagtgtaatcatatatcaactaaatttcaatattaaaataatatatttacttatacttataaagttatgtttttttttaacttttaacatattatacttaatttaatagttttaatatattgctggatgtaaatcattatcatttttaaatatataattttgaaacaatttgtataaaatacttaaattatcaatataaatataacattatagggtcaacttaaatataaattttagtttaacttaaacaaaccaaaaaaatattttgtaaatagttaaaagtgataaaatttagtgtctttctaataatgataataagttggttaataaggttaaataaatatcaaacctaaagtgtaatcataaataaactaaatttcaattttaaaataatatttttacttctacttataaagtcatatctttaacttttaacatattatacttactttattgtatttaaaatgttgttgtatgtaaaccattatcaatttaaagctataaGTTTTGAACAGTTtcgacaaaatacttaaattgttaatttaaatataacattacaatgtcaacttaaatataaatttcagttccacttaaaaaagtaaagaatattttgtaaatagttaaaagtgataaatgcaaaaactaaattgtaatctcaatttaaataaaatatttccaaaagatatttttataatcgttaaaagttttcaaataagtagcttaaaagaacttataataacaatagttaaaaataactctatataaatgattatattattaccattaaaatcaaacaatgtttgatgttttaaataattataatgatagaaattaaaacattaaacaaataatttttaaacagttaattaacaataacaacaattataaataacattaaaccatatattatatttaattttattcatgtgtaactcgcaggtagaagtcattcaaacgattgagattatgcagttataatagatgtatatagtatcgtataattcaaaataatcaatatattatatcaatttagtataagaattattatatcaaatttaacaacaacgttgttgttatattaaaaaaaacatatatttgtaaagacttcaactatataggtgttctgtgcaacgcgcgggcattcgcctagtatatatatatatatatatatatatatatatatatatgtaacataaGGACCACTTTGAATTGCATTGAtatgaatggttttaaatgatgaTAATTTTAGTGCATTAGTGTGATAAGAACCCAATCACactcattaatttagtttcccaATAGTGCCAAAAAAATCTTAAACTACATAGACACACAATTTGTGAAAGCACTAACAAAGAGCATGCAACAATGTCaaccatatataaatataaaaatgaataagaaaaataaatgaaaaaactacAATGATATAACCGAAACAACTAGAAACTCTAAAAAAAACTTAAGTGTAAGCTATATATAGACATtatattttgaattaatacataaAAACAATACTTAACTAACGAAATTCAAAGAATCATCTTCACAATTTGATTTTATATGCAACCTTATAGAACTAGCAAACAAACTTCACAATTTGAGTGTTTAATTTTGTTAGTGACTTCATGTTGGTCATTACGACTttagcttaattaggttattaatagcaacgtacttttagtaattttaaaataattataaagtaaatgtgatttaatttaaaaaaaaatcaataaaaacaaaatattaaattaattgtaaaataaaattaaattagttttaaaatcaatttaatattagtTTAAAACAAAATCAGATTAATTATAAaaccatatataaatataaaaatgaataagaaaaataaaggaaaaaactACAATGATATAATTGAAACAACTAGAAACTCTAAAAAAAACTTAAGGGTAAACTATATATGGACATTATATTTTGACTTAATACATAAAAAACAATACTTAGCTAAAGAAATTCATGGAATCATCTTCACAATTTTAGTTTATGTGCAACCTTATAGAACTAGCAAGCAAACTTCACAATTTGAGTGTTTAATtttgttagtgacttaatgttggtcattacgactttagcttaattaggttattaatagcaacatacttttagtaattgtaaaataattataaagtaaatgtGATATAGAACTAGCAAGTAAATGTGatttagtttttaaaaaaaatcaataaaaacaaaatattaaattaattgtaaaatcaaattaaattagatttaaaatcaaattaatattagtttaaaacaaaatcaaattaattataaaaccatatataaatataaaaatgaataagaaaaataaaggaaaaaactACAATGATATAATTGAAACAACTAGAAACTCTAAAAAAAACCTCGTAAACTATATATGgtttaaaacaaaatcaaattaattataaaatcaaattaaattagttttaaaatcaaattaatattaatattaaaataaaataaaataaattataaaatcaaattgatatgattttcttattaaaacaCGTTGAATCGTTGATTTTTAGTTAAATTTCTTCTGCATAATCATTGTGAATACTCTATCCATTGTGAATATCTATTCtcatgtatatatttatttatatagccTAAATACAATCTAACTTTCGATaactatatatataatataatttttaataatgaaACAACAATGACGATCGATAAGAGTTGGATTAGAGAGAACCAAATGTCTTCAAAATACTTGAAAGGTCTTAAAAACTTTATGAAGATTGCTGAGAAACATGTCAACTCCAAAGGCAAAGTGCGGTGCCCGTGCAAAACGTGTGTGAATTCGTATCGACATGTTTTGCCTACGGTTTATGCCCACTTACATGACATTGGGTTTCTAGAAACATATACTACGTGGATTCATCACGGTGAGAAACATGTCGGTTCTTCGGATTTAAGCTACAATTCGACTCCAAGAACAAACATTCCAGTAAACACACCCACAAGTAATGAGATGTTTGATGTAATTGATGATGTTATGGCGGAACAAAATACAAATGAAGAAAATATAGACGAGGAGGGGCGAGGTATAGGCCCGAaatttgatgatttgtttgaggaGCTCAATACCAAGTTATACCCTGAATGTAGCGATATGTCTGCCTTAAACTTTTTGGCAAAGTTGTTGCATATTAAAGTGATCAATAGATGGACAAATAGTTCGTTTGATCAACTTGTAGAGTTTCTAAGAGTTGCTTTCCCGAAGAGCAAGATTCCAGCTTCACACTATGAAGCTAAAAAGAAGTTGAGAAAGATAGGGTTAGGATATCAATCGATCCACGCTTGCAAAAATGATTGTGCTTTGTTTTGGAAGGAGAACGGTTCCATGCAAAATTGCCCGATTTGTAAGGAGAGTAGATGGGTGGACACAACTACAAAGGGGAAGAAAGTACCACAAAAAGTGTTGCGATACTTTCCTTTGACTCCAAGACTTCGACGAATGTATAGCTCCAGATTCACAACTAAAGATATGAGTTGGCATAATACTAGACGCTCAATAGATGGTATGATGTATCATCCGGTTGTGGTCTGAAGGAGTCCAAATGAGAGATGCGTCAACCAACACCGTATTCAACATGCGTGCGATGTTGTTATGGACTATCAATGATTTTCCAGCGCGTGGAAGTTTGTCTGGATGGAGCGGTCAAGGTTATTTAGCATGCCCTACTTGTAACGCAGACACATCTTCAATTCATGTCACCAACAAGATGTCTTATGTTGGTCATAGACGATTCTTGCATATGAACCATAAGTGGAGGCAAAGTTTATTGTTTAATGGTTAACCTGAGAGAATGCCACATCCAAGACGATTTAGCAATACAGCTATATTAAAGCAATTGGCTTGTCTCCCTGATCGTATTCCAGGGAAACATCCTAAGCATGGGGGTGCAACAAGAAAGAACAATGATGAAACAAGAAAAAAAGAGTTGAATTGGACGAAACGTAGTATCTTTTTTGAGCTTGAGTATTGGTCTTCCCTCGATCTAAAACACAATATAGATTTTATGCATGTGGAGTAAAATGTAGATGAGAGTTTTGTAAATACTGCATTGATGAATGAAAAAACCAAAGACAAAAAAGAGGCAAGAGAAGACTTGAAAATATGGGCATTCGGCCACATCAGTGGCCAAAAGAGAAAGTCAACAAGAGGAAGAAAGTCAATAATAATAAGGAAGACAACAAGAAGAAAATAATACTACCACATGCTGATTACTCTTTTAAACCAATTGATCGACAACGATTCTGTCAATTCATTAAAGGAGTGAGGCTACCTGATGGTTTTGGATCGAACTTTAATAAGAAGGTGAATGATACAACATCAAATTTGGTTGGGCTAAAGTCTCACGATCATCACATCCTCATGCAACGATTGCTGCCTATAGGGGTTCAAGCATTTCTCCCAGAAAATGTTTCAACAACAATCATTGACTTGTGTACATTCTTCAAAAAAATTTGTGCACGGTCATTAAATGTTAACGACATGAGAAATGCCAGAAAAGAAGTGGTGAAGATTTTATGCAATCTTGAGTTGATATATCCTCCAACATTTTTTGACATCAtgattcatcttattcttcatTTACCTGAAGAAGCCATTCTTGGAGGGCCTGTACACATGAGATGGATGTATCCTTTTGAAAGATACATGAAAAAACTTAAAAATTATGTCAGAAACAAAGCCAAGCCAGAAGGCTCAATAGCAGAGGGTTATGTTGCAGACGAAGCTTTGACATTCTGCTCAATAGTAGAGGGTTAATTAATATActtttattgttttctttatcTTAGGAAAACATTCAATGAGAGAAGATGGTGATGCAATCACAACTCGGGGAGAAAGAAAAGTTAAATGAAGAACAATGTCTCGCTCGTGCCCTCGGTGAGAGATGTGGGCATATTCGCGGAATTGGAAGGAAACCAAGCATCAACAATAATTTATTTCCAAATGAACATACCAAGCGTTTCAAAGCTTCCACATCCCAATCTTCAGATAATCCCCAAGTTGCTGTATTATCCCAACAAATTCAATTCATGCAGCAACAAATGCAACAAATGAACCAAATGTTTAATAACACTTTCGCGTCTTTCATTCCAAACTTCCAACCACAACCAATGCCACAATTCCAGTTTAATCCCAATATGGTTCCACAAAATAACCCCGAAACATCAAATGAACTCGcggaggatgatgatgatgatgttgatgatgatggtgatgatgatgatgatgatgatgatgatgatgaggaggaggaggagaacTAGAATGGTAATGACAACAATGTTTgttaaaaacttgatttttttgttattttgtttgatGATGTTGACGATGATGAGTAGGAGGAAAACTAGAATGGTAATGACAACAATGTTTGttaaaaacttgtttttttttgttattttgttatgTAGTAGAATTTGaatgatatgttatgtttattAAGTGCTTTTGGATTTTAATCATATGTTATCTTATGTTTATATTATTCTGAAAATATCCCTTGTGGATTTGCTTTAAATGGTATATATAACAAAACTGGtggatgatatataaaaaatggctatagagacgacatgtcgtcagTATAGCTTATCAACTGTAAAAAcggttttcatttttgaaaacgaCAAGTCGTCTCTATAGCTCTCACTTATCCAAACGACAAGTCGTCTCTATAGCTCTCACTTATCCAAACGACAAGTCGTCTCTATAGCTCTGACTTATCCCAATGACATATCGTCTCTATAGTGTCACACTTttaccgacgacaagtcgtctctATAGGGTGCGAATAAAACTTTTTCTAATTTCCTCGAAAATCAATCCCGACGACCCTTTCCAGATGACTTGTCGTCTGGACAGCGTATGCTATACCGACGACACCTGCACCGACGACATTTTCGACTTTTAGCGACAGACCTATACCGACGACTTTTTACAGACGAAATGCCGTCTCTAATACaacttaattttgtatttttaatacaacttaattttgtatttttaaatttatattatgtTGACtaaaatcctccttaataaataaatgtttttttgccacatgttaaTCTCtgatgagttt of the Lactuca sativa cultivar Salinas chromosome 6, Lsat_Salinas_v11, whole genome shotgun sequence genome contains:
- the LOC111918824 gene encoding uncharacterized protein LOC111918824 gives rise to the protein MTIDKSWIRENQMSSKYLKGLKNFMKIAEKHVNSKGKVRCPCKTCVNSYRHVLPTVYAHLHDIGFLETYTTWIHHGEKHVGSSDLSYNSTPRTNIPVNTPTSNEMFDVIDDVMAEQNTNEENIDEEGRGIGPKFDDLFEELNTKLYPECSDMSALNFLAKLLHIKVINRWTNSSFDQLVEFLRVAFPKSKIPASHYEAKKKLRKIGLGYQSIHACKNDCALFWKENGSMQNCPICKESRWVDTTTKGKKVPQKVLRYFPLTPRLRRMYSSRFTTKDMSWHNTRRSIDGMMYHPVVV